The Christiangramia salexigens genome includes the window AATATATGGTGAGACATTAATATTATAGTGTGAAATATCTGAATGTATGCATAGCATATGTTTTATGGAGCCATTTTGAGAGAGAGATAAGGGGGTAGCCTGAATTAGCATTCTATGCTTGCGTTTTTTGGGGTCCCGAAGTTGGTAGGAGTAAAGAGCCTTGTACTTCAGTTTTTCTTCTTTGGTTAAATACCTGCTAAAAAAGTCCTGCATAACTTTCTCCTTATTCTCTACGTTACCCAGATCTTCCTTTACCACGGTAGTAAGTAATTTTTCCATAGTAACTTCCTCACGAGGCACATCCAGAAGATTGCGGTAATCCTCAGAAATAAAGTCTATTTCCAGATTATGTAAATTCAGAATATAATAATAAGATAAGCCAGGAGTGAAGAAAGATGCGATCTGTTTGAACTGTTCACTGACTTCAAATGCATCATATTCGTCGATCTGGGCAGAATATTCTTTACGCCAAAAATCAGAAATTCTATTTATCTGGTCTTGCATACTACTAATCTGTTAATCTTCAATAATATACTCAATATGTAACGAAATTTCAATCTATATATAGGTCTCTTTTAGATAGATTTCAAGAATATTATTAATAAATCATTTAAAAAGCAAAAATATACCCCTTTTGAGGTATTTCCTACCATTAAAAGAAAAATTAACTTAGCAATCGGTTTTTTTCAATGGTTTACAATCTGGTGTACCTATAGTAGTTCCTAATATGTAGGGTGTTAGCAACTATTTTTGACCGGATTGAATTGGACAACCATCTAGTATGACAAACCTCTCCGTCTTGGAGAGGTTTTTTTATTTCCACTATTTTCCTATAGTTTCCGAGGTATAAACGATAAAAGTCTCTTAATATTTTAGGTCGGGAAATTTCAGTTATTATATTTATTATAGTAATGGAGAGCTTAAGACTTATGAGAATGGAGAATGAATCTTTACAACAGAATATAAAAGTAATATTACCCTTAAGTGTAAAATACGCGGCTATTGATAAATTGCTTCGGGAGAAATTGACCGGGGAAATCATAAAAAAAGAGGACAAAGCCGGAGAAGGCTCTAATTATGCTCAGATCCTTGATGTTACTTTAGAGAAAAGTCATAAAAATAATTTCGACGTCCAGCTAAATATTAAGTTTCAATTTCTAACGACCTTTTTCAAAAACAGGGAAGCGGACGCTGAAATTCACGCTGTAATCCAACTTGATCCTTCAAAACAAAGATTATTTATTAAAGACTATTCGGTTGTAAGCGATACGAATAACTGGTTAGCAGATAAGCTTCTTCAGGGCGTAGTAAACACCTGGATGTATAAGCGTATTAAAAGCAAAATGACCTTTGACCTGGATTCTTTTTTATCGAAAAATCTGGATTCAATCAATAAGCAACTGGAAAATAAACTGGAAGTTAAAACAGGGACTTATGTTTTAGGCAATCTGGAAAGCATCAAGCTGGTTGAAATTTTGGCAGCTGAAACCCATTTGCAACTGGCACTTAATATAAAGGGGCATTCTGAAATTGAAATTGATGAAATCAATTTTTAAAGATGGATGTTAGCCTGATCGGGAAAATTATTTCATTTCGAACGCACTTACATATTTTATTACATCTACAAGCGATTTAATCTCAAGTTTGGTTTTAATATTTTTCCAATGTGTTTTAATTGTCTGAACCGATATAAATAATTTATCTGCAACTTCCTGATGTCTTAGTCCCTTAGCAAATAATATCATG containing:
- a CDS encoding response regulator transcription factor, which encodes MQDQINRISDFWRKEYSAQIDEYDAFEVSEQFKQIASFFTPGLSYYYILNLHNLEIDFISEDYRNLLDVPREEVTMEKLLTTVVKEDLGNVENKEKVMQDFFSRYLTKEEKLKYKALYSYQLRDPKKRKHRMLIQATPLSLSQNGSIKHMLCIHSDISHYNINVSPYISFIDLKGEKSFINVDSSDGVFDPSLSNPEVENKFLNLTDREREIIKLLSKGKSTSGIADTLNISVHTVKTHRKNILQKSGCANTAELIAEFIIGGILNH
- a CDS encoding DUF4403 family protein, with product MESLRLMRMENESLQQNIKVILPLSVKYAAIDKLLREKLTGEIIKKEDKAGEGSNYAQILDVTLEKSHKNNFDVQLNIKFQFLTTFFKNREADAEIHAVIQLDPSKQRLFIKDYSVVSDTNNWLADKLLQGVVNTWMYKRIKSKMTFDLDSFLSKNLDSINKQLENKLEVKTGTYVLGNLESIKLVEILAAETHLQLALNIKGHSEIEIDEINF